The Paenibacillus uliginis N3/975 genome has a window encoding:
- a CDS encoding alkaline phosphatase yields MKNNRSTRMAAILLTVAAAFGGTAPLPAHAEGISANQQASTAPVITILPIDRAAILAGQKLDFRVEITGIESKEPLQVLINGKDAGQYFGKKPVITHTTANSTEYTIRDISFKKPERISVKASANHKKKTLTKTVNYEVYQAIGNGKKAKNVVLMVGDGMSSNIRTAARVVSKGINEGKFKGWLEMENMDSMGMVTTSGMDSIVTDSANSASAYATGHKTAVNAEGVYPDNTADPLDDPKVENIIELLKRTRGMSTGLVTTADITDATPAAMTVHTRSRYESEFIAKSFLDPLHRPDVLLGGGREWFLPASDGGKRKDQTNLIDAYKKQGYSYVTNAKELNKTSANGKLLGLFRPSNMNVYFDREYTQPNNPDIVGTYNDQPTLMEMTSKALDVLDNNKNGFFLMVEGASIDKQAHTMDMERVIWDTIEFDQTVGLVKEYVRKHPETLVIVTADHGHSMTLNGTFSVKDAAGKKGDELRELIGTYADSKFPTYKDADGDGFPDKPDSDWKLAIGWGNHPDHNEDYMTNPKPVSPTIQDPNVTDKSWYIANPDKDPNGVHYNGNLPHDEGQEVHTFDDVPINASGPGASFFSGYMDNTEVFRKMMTALQLDPVKEKVKK; encoded by the coding sequence GTGAAAAACAATCGATCAACACGTATGGCTGCTATCTTACTTACAGTGGCAGCTGCATTCGGGGGAACGGCTCCACTCCCCGCTCATGCAGAAGGAATAAGCGCTAATCAACAGGCTTCCACTGCACCAGTCATTACGATTTTGCCTATTGATCGAGCTGCTATATTGGCAGGTCAAAAATTGGACTTTAGAGTAGAAATTACAGGTATAGAAAGCAAAGAACCACTGCAGGTGCTTATTAACGGCAAGGATGCTGGCCAATATTTTGGCAAAAAGCCTGTCATTACGCACACCACAGCGAATAGCACGGAGTATACGATCCGCGATATATCATTTAAAAAACCGGAACGTATTTCCGTTAAAGCCTCCGCCAATCACAAGAAAAAAACGTTGACTAAAACGGTCAATTATGAAGTGTATCAAGCCATTGGCAACGGTAAAAAAGCGAAAAATGTCGTTCTTATGGTAGGCGACGGAATGAGCTCTAACATAAGAACCGCTGCACGCGTTGTTTCAAAAGGAATAAATGAAGGCAAGTTCAAAGGTTGGCTGGAAATGGAGAACATGGACTCCATGGGTATGGTTACCACGTCAGGTATGGATTCTATCGTTACAGATTCTGCCAATAGCGCCTCAGCCTATGCTACAGGTCATAAAACAGCAGTTAACGCAGAGGGTGTTTACCCTGACAATACAGCCGATCCGTTAGATGATCCTAAAGTTGAGAACATTATTGAGCTGCTAAAACGTACACGAGGGATGTCTACAGGTCTTGTAACGACAGCAGACATCACTGATGCAACACCGGCTGCTATGACTGTACATACCCGTTCACGGTATGAATCAGAGTTTATTGCCAAGTCCTTTCTGGATCCTCTCCATCGTCCGGATGTGCTGCTTGGAGGCGGTAGAGAATGGTTCCTTCCTGCTTCTGATGGTGGTAAACGTAAAGATCAGACCAATCTTATTGATGCGTACAAAAAGCAAGGGTATTCATATGTTACGAACGCTAAGGAGCTGAATAAAACTTCAGCCAACGGAAAGCTTCTTGGTCTGTTCCGTCCAAGCAACATGAACGTATATTTCGACCGTGAATATACACAGCCTAATAATCCCGACATCGTTGGAACGTATAATGACCAGCCTACTTTGATGGAAATGACCTCAAAAGCACTAGACGTACTTGATAATAACAAAAACGGCTTTTTCTTGATGGTCGAAGGTGCTTCGATTGACAAACAGGCACATACCATGGATATGGAACGAGTGATTTGGGATACGATTGAATTTGATCAGACCGTGGGACTCGTCAAGGAGTACGTTCGCAAGCACCCAGAAACACTTGTTATTGTAACAGCCGACCATGGCCACTCCATGACTTTAAACGGTACATTCTCCGTAAAAGATGCTGCCGGCAAAAAAGGTGATGAGCTCCGCGAGCTAATCGGCACCTATGCGGATTCGAAATTCCCGACCTATAAGGATGCCGATGGAGACGGTTTCCCCGACAAACCGGATTCCGATTGGAAACTAGCCATTGGTTGGGGTAACCACCCGGATCACAATGAAGATTACATGACAAATCCGAAACCGGTAAGTCCAACGATCCAAGACCCGAATGTGACTGACAAGTCATGGTACATTGCTAATCCGGATAAGGACCCAAATGGAGTGCATTACAATGGCAACCTTCCTCATGATGAAGGTCAGGAGGTTCACACGTTTGACGATGTGCCGATCAATGCATCAGGTCCCGGAGCCTCTTTCTTTAGCGGATACATGGATAATACTGAAGTATTCCGAAAAATGATGACAGCATTGCAGTTAGATCCGGTTAAGGAGAAGGTTAAGAAATAA
- a CDS encoding helix-turn-helix transcriptional regulator yields MNKTDRLLAIILELQRNRVLRAEDLAATFETSKRTIYRDIQALCEAGVPIVGSTGLGYSLMEGYFLPPLSFTVEEAVALLIGTGFIEHKLDTGYGKHAQSSRSKIEAVLPDSVRKEAARVRTTMRLLASDKSSENSVREKEYVEALRRVILEKRKVSFKYTKVHSTASESRHSIRTVAPYGLVLVNGSWVLVGHCDLRQELRHFRLTRMQELSVLEDQFTFPSSFNLQEYAPMDDRHITVRIQADRGIAHKIKECNNFYLEEFSDIIDGLHATFRVRHIEELLPWLLQWGADIVVLEPDSLRNRVREEAEKLLRRY; encoded by the coding sequence GTGAACAAAACAGACCGTCTGCTAGCAATCATTCTTGAGCTGCAGCGCAACCGGGTGCTGCGCGCAGAAGATCTGGCGGCTACATTTGAGACGAGTAAAAGAACGATATATCGAGATATTCAAGCGCTGTGTGAGGCTGGAGTGCCTATTGTAGGTTCTACCGGTCTAGGATATTCCTTAATGGAAGGATACTTTCTTCCGCCACTGAGTTTCACGGTGGAAGAAGCTGTTGCGCTGCTGATTGGTACCGGCTTTATTGAGCACAAGTTGGATACCGGCTATGGGAAACATGCTCAGAGCTCCCGAAGTAAGATTGAGGCTGTCTTACCGGACAGCGTCCGGAAAGAAGCAGCAAGAGTACGTACAACCATGAGACTTCTTGCATCCGATAAATCATCAGAGAATAGTGTTCGTGAGAAAGAATATGTTGAAGCTTTGCGCCGAGTTATATTAGAAAAACGCAAGGTATCCTTCAAGTATACCAAAGTCCACTCCACAGCTAGTGAGAGTCGTCACAGCATTCGCACCGTTGCTCCATATGGTCTTGTGCTTGTTAACGGTTCGTGGGTCTTGGTTGGGCATTGTGATTTAAGACAAGAACTTCGCCATTTCCGTTTGACGCGGATGCAGGAACTTTCCGTTCTTGAGGATCAATTCACTTTTCCTTCTAGTTTCAATTTACAAGAATATGCACCGATGGATGATCGTCACATTACAGTTCGGATTCAAGCAGATCGGGGTATTGCACATAAAATTAAGGAATGTAACAACTTTTACTTAGAAGAATTTTCGGACATCATAGATGGCTTGCATGCCACCTTCCGAGTACGCCACATTGAGGAGCTGCTGCCATGGCTACTTCAATGGGGAGCAGACATTGTCGTACTGGAGCCTGATTCTTTACGAAATCGGGTTCGAGAAGAAGCTGAAAAATTGTTGAGACGCTACTGA
- a CDS encoding DinB family protein, with product MNTNDSLHRLEELTNVYLDELSGFSEEQLTRKSNDEEWSLGQMYVHLIQSAMFMQIRNIELCMSSSGEESTLTGEKTEAGKAIFAQGSFPPVRIHVPPSPQYTPAQPKDKEQIVEGLHKVLQRMKEIEPALTKLSLSQTVSHPHFGALNGKEWFLLVEMHYRHHLLQKDRLKKNLEDVVRK from the coding sequence ATGAATACTAATGATTCTTTACACAGATTGGAAGAACTCACAAATGTCTACCTTGATGAATTATCGGGCTTTAGTGAGGAGCAACTAACAAGAAAATCCAATGATGAAGAATGGTCGCTTGGACAAATGTACGTTCATTTGATTCAGTCAGCTATGTTCATGCAGATTCGAAATATAGAGTTATGCATGAGCTCAAGCGGGGAGGAGAGTACTTTAACAGGTGAAAAAACGGAGGCAGGTAAGGCTATATTTGCACAGGGAAGCTTTCCTCCGGTACGAATTCACGTACCGCCTTCACCACAATATACTCCAGCCCAGCCGAAAGATAAGGAGCAGATCGTGGAGGGACTTCACAAGGTGCTGCAACGCATGAAGGAGATCGAGCCCGCTCTGACTAAATTATCACTATCTCAAACCGTATCACATCCTCATTTTGGCGCCCTAAACGGAAAGGAATGGTTCTTGTTGGTTGAGATGCATTACCGTCATCATTTACTGCAGAAAGACCGATTAAAGAAGAATCTAGAAGATGTCGTAAGAAAATAG
- a CDS encoding DUF2500 domain-containing protein, producing the protein MGSETYWMFDFFGSVMPVVFVVVLGIILLSAGKGIMQWNRNNRQPLLTVDSRIVSKRSEVTHSRHPDDSMASRSRTSYYLTFEVESGDRMEFAVTGEEFGICAKGDEGRLSFQGTRYYRFERYPRLHREPVRGFENHK; encoded by the coding sequence ATGGGATCGGAAACATATTGGATGTTCGATTTTTTCGGCAGTGTTATGCCTGTGGTTTTTGTTGTTGTGCTTGGTATTATACTACTGTCAGCAGGTAAAGGCATTATGCAATGGAACCGAAATAACAGGCAGCCGCTGCTAACCGTGGATTCTCGAATCGTCAGCAAAAGAAGCGAGGTTACACACAGCCGTCATCCGGATGACAGCATGGCTAGCCGTTCCCGGACTTCCTATTACCTGACTTTTGAAGTAGAGAGCGGAGACCGGATGGAATTTGCAGTCACTGGAGAAGAGTTTGGAATTTGTGCAAAAGGAGATGAGGGAAGATTATCTTTCCAAGGGACTCGATATTACAGATTCGAGCGTTATCCCCGATTACACCGTGAACCTGTCCGAGGATTTGAAAATCATAAATAA
- a CDS encoding carbohydrate ABC transporter permease: MSMRLLPKSFIYLALLVCSLLVAFPLLYTLSTSMMSEAESAVYPPPILPDALNMSNFIKVVDTIPVLRFIGNSMIVSCVIMAGQIITASLAAYAFAFLKFPGKTLLFSLFLATMMVPWEVIMIPNYLTVKSLNWLDTYQGLIVPFVASAFGTFLLRQYFLQLPKELFEAARVDGCGHVRMFLKLVIPLSLPGIATLGVYSFLNNWNMYLWPLLTTNREEMRTVQIGIGMLQFEEMNSWNLILSGVLTLLLPSLLLLALGLKPLVRGITAGALKG; encoded by the coding sequence ATGAGCATGCGTCTCCTGCCAAAAAGCTTTATCTACCTGGCTCTGCTGGTCTGCTCACTTCTCGTCGCTTTCCCTCTCCTCTACACCCTGTCTACTTCCATGATGAGTGAAGCAGAATCTGCCGTGTATCCACCGCCAATACTGCCGGATGCTTTGAATATGTCCAACTTCATCAAGGTCGTCGATACCATTCCGGTTCTTAGATTCATTGGGAACAGCATGATCGTATCCTGCGTAATCATGGCAGGACAGATCATAACGGCAAGCCTTGCTGCATACGCCTTCGCATTTCTCAAATTCCCTGGAAAAACGCTGTTATTCAGCCTGTTTCTGGCCACCATGATGGTTCCTTGGGAAGTCATTATGATTCCTAATTACCTTACGGTAAAAAGCCTCAACTGGCTTGATACTTATCAAGGGCTCATTGTTCCTTTTGTCGCTTCCGCATTCGGGACATTTCTACTGAGACAGTACTTTTTGCAGCTGCCAAAAGAGCTGTTCGAAGCAGCCCGAGTGGATGGCTGCGGACATGTGCGGATGTTCCTAAAGCTGGTGATACCGTTATCCCTACCAGGTATCGCCACGCTCGGTGTCTACTCTTTTCTAAACAACTGGAACATGTACTTATGGCCGCTGTTAACAACCAACCGGGAGGAGATGCGTACCGTTCAGATCGGTATCGGCATGCTTCAATTCGAAGAGATGAATTCGTGGAACCTTATACTTTCAGGGGTTCTTACATTGCTGCTCCCTTCCTTGCTACTGCTTGCGTTAGGACTTAAACCGCTCGTTCGCGGTATTACTGCAGGAGCGTTAAAAGGGTAA
- a CDS encoding SDR family NAD(P)-dependent oxidoreductase produces MKFKNMTVVITGAVKGIGLGLAHGYAAEGAKVVLSDREEDEGRQVEQALLQDGFSAFFTTCDVRKEEDVVHLMKFAYEKTGSIDMVINNAGVSRWKSPYELTLNEWDDVLNSNARSCFLVSREAAKYMRNAENGGSIVNLSSTRSVMSEPNSEAYAASKGAIVSLTHALAVSLGPDGIRVNCISPGWIETGQYDELTERDHAQHPAGRVGRPDDIARACFYLTDPENTFVTGSHLVVDGGMTRKMIYEE; encoded by the coding sequence ATGAAATTTAAAAACATGACCGTTGTCATAACGGGTGCAGTCAAAGGCATTGGTCTTGGACTAGCGCATGGCTATGCCGCCGAGGGGGCCAAAGTTGTTCTCAGCGACAGGGAAGAGGATGAAGGCCGTCAAGTTGAGCAGGCATTGCTCCAAGACGGCTTTTCAGCATTCTTTACCACTTGTGATGTTCGCAAAGAAGAGGATGTGGTCCATTTGATGAAATTTGCTTATGAAAAGACCGGGAGTATTGATATGGTCATTAATAACGCGGGTGTATCACGCTGGAAATCGCCCTATGAATTGACTCTGAACGAGTGGGATGATGTGTTAAACAGTAATGCCCGCAGCTGTTTTCTTGTCTCCCGCGAAGCGGCCAAGTATATGAGAAACGCTGAGAACGGCGGCTCCATTGTAAATTTATCGTCAACCCGTTCGGTCATGTCGGAGCCGAATTCCGAAGCTTATGCCGCTTCAAAAGGAGCGATCGTGTCCTTGACTCATGCGCTTGCCGTCAGTCTGGGGCCAGACGGAATCAGAGTCAACTGTATCAGCCCAGGATGGATTGAGACAGGGCAGTACGACGAATTAACAGAGAGGGATCATGCACAGCATCCAGCCGGAAGAGTTGGAAGACCCGATGATATTGCACGAGCCTGCTTCTATCTAACAGATCCTGAGAATACCTTTGTTACCGGCTCGCATTTGGTTGTGGATGGCGGAATGACTCGAAAAATGATATACGAAGAATAA
- a CDS encoding copper resistance CopC family protein — MKSFKSVIILFSMLLVFAFPAGTWAHSKLQSSIPEADAKVTEAVQDLSLSFNEKIDSTLSTLSIKNDKGEKLDTAEVKVEENLLKASLEKPLDSGSYTVEWKIVGRDGHPVKGTYAFQVEAPKETPKETPDAVKDNADENTTDKQENAAGDTNTDQEKPDETPTPTNTDEAAAADNTPAEQPQSSSGADESGSGNTLWIAIIVVIAVIGVYFALKQSRKKR, encoded by the coding sequence TTGAAATCATTCAAATCCGTAATCATACTGTTTTCTATGCTACTTGTTTTTGCTTTTCCAGCAGGCACTTGGGCGCATTCGAAACTACAATCAAGTATTCCCGAAGCTGATGCTAAAGTGACCGAAGCCGTGCAAGATCTCAGCTTGTCGTTTAATGAAAAGATTGACTCAACATTAAGCACATTAAGTATTAAAAATGATAAGGGTGAAAAATTGGATACAGCAGAGGTAAAGGTTGAAGAGAATCTTTTAAAAGCTTCTTTGGAAAAACCTTTGGACTCCGGGTCCTACACAGTGGAGTGGAAAATCGTTGGTCGTGACGGTCACCCTGTGAAAGGTACTTATGCTTTCCAAGTAGAAGCCCCAAAAGAAACTCCAAAAGAAACTCCAGATGCAGTAAAAGATAACGCTGATGAAAATACTACGGATAAGCAAGAGAATGCAGCCGGCGATACAAATACAGATCAAGAGAAACCGGATGAAACTCCAACCCCAACGAATACGGATGAAGCTGCTGCAGCCGATAACACACCTGCCGAACAGCCTCAATCTTCATCGGGTGCTGATGAATCGGGATCTGGAAATACCTTATGGATTGCGATCATTGTGGTCATAGCTGTTATTGGAGTCTACTTTGCTCTTAAACAATCCCGGAAAAAACGGTGA
- the gerQ gene encoding spore coat protein GerQ, translated as MLNHGNAPVNYTIGNGYPGIQQGFQQGFQQSGHPQQSRGMAPNNTKMPPQVMSGAPMTPTGQVIQAPPQFEQSYIENILRLNLGKQATFYMTYENNSQWNAKIFTGVIEAAGRDHIIISEPQTGRRIILLMVNLDYVVFNEPLTYQYPGVAGTPPMGR; from the coding sequence ATGTTAAACCATGGAAATGCACCTGTGAACTATACGATTGGTAATGGATATCCAGGTATCCAGCAAGGCTTTCAACAAGGCTTTCAGCAAAGTGGTCATCCACAGCAAAGTCGTGGTATGGCTCCTAATAACACTAAGATGCCTCCACAAGTAATGAGTGGTGCTCCTATGACACCAACGGGTCAAGTCATTCAGGCTCCACCGCAGTTCGAGCAGTCCTATATTGAAAATATTCTCCGTCTGAATCTTGGTAAGCAAGCTACATTCTACATGACTTATGAGAATAACTCCCAATGGAACGCAAAAATATTTACAGGGGTTATAGAAGCAGCTGGCCGCGATCACATCATTATCAGTGAGCCTCAAACGGGCCGTCGAATCATCCTTCTTATGGTGAACCTTGACTATGTCGTGTTTAATGAGCCTCTGACATATCAATATCCTGGAGTGGCTGGCACCCCTCCAATGGGAAGATAA
- a CDS encoding cell wall hydrolase: MAVIKANSSDVDLLARLIRAEAEGEGEQGMLMVGNVGVNRILANCLDFLNIRNMNDMVFQSPGGFEATQKGYFYQRARDRDRRLAQRTINGERTWPANNALWFFRPVGECPPTWYNQQNTGRFKSHCFFRPTSEDCPNVY, from the coding sequence GTGGCCGTTATCAAAGCGAATTCATCAGATGTGGATTTATTGGCAAGATTGATTCGTGCCGAGGCGGAGGGAGAAGGGGAACAGGGCATGCTCATGGTCGGGAATGTTGGAGTAAACCGGATCTTGGCGAATTGTCTGGACTTCCTTAATATCCGCAACATGAATGACATGGTGTTTCAGAGTCCGGGCGGATTTGAAGCGACTCAGAAGGGTTACTTTTATCAGAGAGCTCGGGATAGGGATAGAAGGCTAGCTCAGCGTACCATCAATGGGGAACGCACCTGGCCTGCGAATAACGCTTTGTGGTTTTTTAGACCGGTAGGGGAATGCCCACCAACTTGGTATAACCAGCAAAATACCGGTCGGTTTAAGTCTCACTGCTTTTTCAGACCTACTTCCGAAGATTGCCCGAATGTGTATTAA
- a CDS encoding ABC transporter substrate-binding protein: MKRIGKRSFTLLLLACMMIVSSACGSNGSPKVAETAAAADSGTAKDPVKVVWWHSMSGDLGKVADKLISDFNAAHPDIQVEGVFQGTYDESLNKLKASLGSDSGPAMIQVYEIGSRFMMDTKAIKPVQDFIDAEQYDISSLEPNIKNYYTFDDKLYSMPFNSSNPILYYNKDAFKAAGLDPENPPKTYEEVAAAAKKLTKDGITGASFAIYGWFMEQFFANQGAELLNNGNGRSSLSTASQVNSKAGVETLEWWKGMLNDKSLLNLGRKTDDTKIAFAAGQVAMTLDSTASLRGIVSASEGKFEVGTAFLPKPSNGGKGGVIIGGASLWLLGNKSEAEQKGAWEFMKYLAEPKTQAYWHVNTGYFPVTTKAYDEPIVKENLEKYPQFQTAVDQLHQTEPNLATQGAVMGVFPEARQITETAIEEVLNGQKSPQEALDKAAAEITSKIEIYNKTVK; this comes from the coding sequence ATGAAACGTATTGGAAAAAGATCCTTCACCCTGCTTCTGCTCGCTTGTATGATGATTGTGAGTTCAGCCTGTGGAAGCAACGGTTCACCGAAAGTTGCTGAAACAGCCGCTGCCGCTGACTCTGGAACCGCCAAGGATCCTGTAAAAGTTGTGTGGTGGCATTCCATGAGCGGGGATCTCGGAAAAGTAGCGGACAAGCTAATCTCGGACTTCAATGCGGCGCATCCGGATATTCAGGTAGAGGGTGTGTTCCAGGGAACGTACGATGAAAGCTTGAACAAGCTGAAGGCTTCTCTTGGCTCAGACAGCGGTCCGGCGATGATCCAGGTGTATGAAATCGGTAGCCGCTTCATGATGGATACCAAAGCGATTAAGCCTGTTCAAGATTTTATAGATGCTGAACAATATGATATCTCCAGTCTTGAGCCAAATATTAAAAATTACTACACTTTCGATGACAAGCTGTACTCCATGCCTTTCAATTCGTCCAACCCGATTCTTTATTACAATAAAGATGCCTTTAAAGCTGCTGGGTTGGATCCGGAAAATCCTCCAAAAACCTACGAGGAAGTAGCTGCAGCTGCTAAGAAGTTGACTAAAGACGGAATAACAGGCGCCTCCTTTGCAATTTACGGATGGTTTATGGAGCAGTTTTTTGCCAACCAAGGCGCTGAGCTGCTGAACAACGGAAACGGTCGCAGTTCGCTTTCAACAGCTTCTCAGGTAAACAGTAAGGCTGGTGTGGAGACGCTCGAATGGTGGAAAGGAATGCTTAATGATAAATCCCTTCTGAACCTTGGACGTAAAACCGATGACACTAAAATAGCATTTGCTGCTGGACAAGTTGCCATGACGTTGGACTCTACCGCCTCCCTACGCGGCATCGTCAGCGCTTCTGAAGGCAAGTTCGAAGTTGGAACAGCCTTCTTGCCTAAACCGTCAAACGGTGGCAAAGGCGGCGTAATCATCGGCGGAGCAAGCCTGTGGCTGCTTGGCAACAAGTCTGAGGCTGAGCAAAAAGGTGCCTGGGAATTCATGAAGTACCTTGCCGAACCGAAAACACAAGCTTACTGGCATGTAAATACAGGCTATTTCCCGGTAACCACCAAAGCCTATGACGAACCCATTGTGAAGGAAAACCTAGAGAAATACCCTCAGTTCCAAACTGCCGTCGACCAACTCCATCAAACAGAACCGAATTTAGCCACTCAAGGTGCTGTCATGGGCGTATTCCCTGAGGCTAGACAAATCACGGAAACGGCCATAGAAGAAGTATTAAATGGACAAAAATCACCACAGGAAGCATTGGATAAAGCAGCTGCAGAAATAACATCCAAAATCGAAATTTATAATAAAACTGTGAAGTAA
- a CDS encoding carbohydrate ABC transporter permease, which translates to MEKEYMLSPPRHSLTSSTHEQELLTKASGTSIKKIRRKEITLAYALLTPSILLFGLFLFYPLIKSVYLSLFLTDPQGRVAEFVGLDNFKQILVSDMFFKSFSNTMLFIVLTVPAGIAAALLLAALTHNRLKGMKVFRFIFSLPMAVSVGTGSMIWMILYHPTLGILNYFLHLIGIEPVQWLTDPKWAMLSIALMTVWMNLGFNYILILSGMQGVSDDIYDSTKIDGSGPIRTFFRITLPLISPTLFFTLVVSVIGSFQAFGQINILTKGGPMNSTNVMVYNIYQDAFINFRFGIGSAQALILFAIILLLTVAQFKFVEKKVHYQ; encoded by the coding sequence ATGGAAAAAGAATACATGCTCTCTCCTCCGAGGCACTCTCTGACGTCTTCAACCCATGAGCAAGAACTGCTTACCAAGGCAAGCGGCACATCGATCAAAAAAATCCGCCGTAAAGAAATTACGTTGGCGTACGCATTACTGACCCCTTCGATTTTGCTGTTCGGTTTATTTTTATTCTATCCTCTCATTAAATCAGTGTACCTCAGCTTGTTTCTAACCGATCCCCAAGGCCGAGTGGCTGAATTCGTCGGTCTAGACAATTTCAAGCAGATTCTGGTATCCGATATGTTCTTCAAGAGTTTTTCGAATACTATGCTGTTTATCGTGCTGACGGTACCTGCCGGCATCGCTGCCGCTCTTCTCCTAGCAGCTTTAACCCACAACAGACTGAAGGGGATGAAAGTGTTCCGGTTCATATTTTCATTACCGATGGCTGTTTCTGTCGGTACCGGCTCGATGATCTGGATGATCCTGTACCACCCAACCCTAGGGATACTTAACTATTTCCTGCACCTCATCGGAATTGAGCCGGTACAATGGTTGACCGATCCGAAATGGGCGATGCTGTCCATTGCCTTGATGACAGTTTGGATGAATCTTGGTTTCAACTATATTTTGATACTGAGCGGAATGCAGGGCGTCTCCGACGATATTTATGACAGCACAAAAATCGACGGCTCAGGTCCGATACGAACATTTTTCCGGATTACGCTGCCGCTCATCTCCCCTACTCTCTTCTTTACGCTGGTCGTATCCGTTATAGGTTCCTTTCAAGCGTTCGGACAGATTAACATCTTGACAAAGGGTGGTCCGATGAACAGCACGAATGTGATGGTTTACAACATCTATCAGGATGCATTCATTAACTTTCGTTTCGGTATAGGAAGTGCTCAAGCGCTGATCCTGTTTGCTATCATCCTTCTGCTCACCGTCGCTCAGTTCAAATTCGTTGAAAAGAAGGTGCACTACCAATGA
- a CDS encoding copper resistance D family protein encodes MYWISEPLLYLGYSLLAGITVLSFIPESKKPEIKFPVWLGPVAALSVALCAFIPILQIIMFFKDDVGFSQSFEAVMFSFREGERYAWIAGLSILMAVLTVIVHRRPKAAMRWLLPICLFGISAAMSSFNHAASLFGFKGEMAFFGHFTAMAVWTGTLLIVGWFNRGTEGWGAFLKWFHPLAIICVLLVVGSGLFLMSGVTPDLVNSWVLPYGQALLIKHILIIPLLVFAFINGNLMKRKLIRDQGFRPAIWVRSEGVILWLIYIVTGYMNQQPAPHDQTVSLTTSDAATIFKWLHPGFEGKPLSFGWSLPGLLLLLIGLALLTFMVTLFKRNKRASIVLLTGLGAAVAIYCGIMFSFR; translated from the coding sequence ATGTACTGGATTAGTGAGCCGCTGCTATATTTAGGATATTCACTATTGGCGGGCATTACCGTTCTTTCCTTCATACCAGAATCCAAGAAACCAGAAATCAAATTTCCAGTCTGGCTTGGACCTGTCGCTGCTCTCAGTGTAGCTTTATGCGCCTTTATACCGATTCTGCAGATCATCATGTTTTTTAAGGACGATGTTGGATTTTCCCAATCGTTTGAGGCGGTTATGTTCTCCTTCAGGGAAGGGGAGAGATACGCCTGGATTGCCGGACTTTCTATTCTAATGGCTGTACTAACGGTTATTGTCCATCGAAGACCAAAGGCTGCCATGCGTTGGCTGTTGCCTATTTGTTTATTTGGGATCTCCGCCGCGATGTCTTCGTTCAACCACGCGGCTTCCTTGTTCGGATTTAAAGGTGAAATGGCCTTTTTTGGGCATTTTACCGCCATGGCTGTATGGACAGGGACACTTCTTATTGTTGGCTGGTTTAATAGAGGAACGGAAGGATGGGGCGCTTTTCTAAAATGGTTCCATCCCTTAGCGATTATCTGTGTTCTTCTTGTCGTGGGCTCCGGACTGTTTCTCATGAGTGGAGTGACACCTGACCTCGTTAACAGTTGGGTGCTGCCATATGGTCAAGCACTCTTGATCAAACATATTCTGATTATCCCGCTTCTTGTATTTGCCTTTATTAACGGGAACCTGATGAAAAGAAAGCTGATTCGTGACCAGGGGTTTAGACCCGCCATCTGGGTAAGAAGCGAAGGAGTCATACTCTGGCTGATCTACATTGTGACGGGGTATATGAACCAACAGCCTGCACCACATGATCAGACTGTATCATTAACCACCTCTGATGCTGCCACCATATTTAAATGGTTACACCCTGGTTTCGAAGGAAAGCCGCTAAGCTTTGGTTGGAGCTTGCCAGGCCTATTACTGCTTCTGATCGGGCTTGCGCTCTTAACATTTATGGTAACTCTGTTTAAGCGAAATAAGCGTGCTAGTATCGTTCTCCTGACCGGGTTGGGTGCAGCGGTTGCAATATATTGTGGAATCATGTTTTCTTTTAGATAA